Proteins co-encoded in one Pocillopora verrucosa isolate sample1 chromosome 1, ASM3666991v2, whole genome shotgun sequence genomic window:
- the LOC131774775 gene encoding hemagglutinin/amebocyte aggregation factor-like, with amino-acid sequence MSTTIRISTFLAVFAIFFGQSMSCDSSLPSGKDWANDWDLPMNFECENGNAITSLYSFWLGCKNDRVWSLECGAVGKFNNEKKCSLTAEVNEWDGPLFKMCDGNGYVGGLSSVHDNGKEDRRFKVLCCKSPNHRTTDCYTQILNDFRAVIDYTVPEEHVIVGFYSYHRNDKEDRAWQARVCRVRKIR; translated from the exons ATGTCGACAACGATTCGTATCTCTACGTTCTTAGCAGTCTTTGCCATTTTCTTTGGCCAATCGATGTCTTGCGACTCTTCTCTGCCATCGGGTAAGGACTGGGCTAACGATTGGGACTTGCCGATGAATTTCGAGTGCGAAAACG GCAACGCAATCACTTCGCTGTACAGTTTCTGGCTGGGCTGTAAAAATGATCGCGTCTGGAGCTTGGAATGTGGTGCTGTTGGGAAATTCAACAACGAGAAAAAGTGTTCGCTGACCGCGGAAGTAAATGAGTGGGATGGGCCACTGTTCAAAATGTGCGATGGCAACGGCTATGTGGGCGGATTGTCCAGCGTACATGACAACGGCAAGGAGGACCGAAG GTTCAAGGTTCTATGTTGTAAGTCACCCAATCACCGAACAACTGATTGCTACACCCAGATCTTGAATGACTTCCGAGCTGTTATAGATTACACGGTGCCAGAAGAACATGTGATAGTTGGGTTCTACAGCTATCACCGAAACGATAAAGA GGACCGTGCTTGGCAGGCCCGTGTTTGCCGTGTGCGAAAGATACGCTGA